The Thermomonospora amylolytica sequence AGGAACGCGAGGGCGAGGCGCTGACCGCGTTCGCCACCTGGTGCGCGCTGGCCGAGGAGCACGGTCCCGACTGGCGGCGCTGGCCCGCCGAGCTGCGGAACCCGCAGAGCCCGGCCGTCGCCGCCGCCCGCGAGCGCCTGGCCCCGCGGGTCGACTTCCACCTGTGGCTGCAGTGGCAGGTGGACGAGCAGCTCGCCGCCGCCCAGGACGCCGCCCGCCGGGCCGGGATGCCCATCGGCGTCGTCCACGACCTGGCGGTGGGGGTCGCCCAGGGCGGCGCCGACTCCTGGATCCACCGGCACCTGTTCGCCGAGGGCATGAGCGTCGGCGCCCCGCCGGACGAGTTCAACCAGCGCGGCCAGGACTGGGGCCAGCCGCCCTGGCATCCCGGACGCCTCGCCGAGGCCGAGTACGGCCCCTACCGGGCCATGCTCGCCGCCGCCTTCCGGCACGGCGGCGGCCTGCGCCTGGACCACGCCATGCAGGTGTCCCGCCTGTGGTGGGTGCCCGAGGGCGGCTCCCCGGCGGACGGCACCTATGTCGGCTACGACCGCGACGCCATGCTGTCCTGCCTGGTCTGGGAGGCCGCCCGCGCCGGGGCCGTGGTGATCGGCGAGGACCTGGGCACCGTCGAACCCGACGTCCGCGACGACCTGGCGAGCCGCGGCGTCCTCGGCACGTCCCTGCTGTGGTTCGAACGCGACGCCGAGGGCCGCCCCCGCCGCCCGGCCGACTGGCGGGAGACCTCCCTGGCCACGGTCGGCACCCACGACATGCCGCCCATCACCGGCTACCTGCACGGCGACCACGTCGAGCTGCGCGACCGGCTGGACCTGCTCACCCGCCCCGCCGCCGAGGAACGCGCCGACCACCGCCGCCAGCTCGCCGACTGGCTGCGCCTGCTGCACGAGGAGGGCCTGCTGGCCGCCCATCCCGACAAGATCGTGCAGGCCCTGGCGGCCGGCTCCACCGACCACGACCAGGAGATCACCGACGCCCTGCACGCGTTCCTGGCCCGCACCCCCGCCCGTCTCCTCGGCGTGGCCCTCACCGACCTGGTGGGCGAACGCCGCACCCAGAACCAGCCCGGCACCTCCCACGAGTACCCCAACTGGCGGGTCCCGCTGGCCGACGCCCGGGGAGAGCCCGTTCTCCTGGAGGACCTGCCGGCCGGACGCATCCGCGGCTCCCTGACCGCGGTGCGCGACCGCTGACCGGCACGGCACGGCCCGCCGCCCCCGGCGGGACGGCGGGCCGGAAACCGCGGCGGGCGTCAGCCGGCGGAGGCGTCCTTGGCGCGGGCGCGCAGGGCGCGGGCCACGCCGTCGCGACCCTCCGACAGCAGCCGGGCCAGCGCCGGCGGCGGGTTCTCCGCCTCCAGGTAGGCGTCGGTGCGGGCCACCGTGGACTGGTC is a genomic window containing:
- the malQ gene encoding 4-alpha-glucanotransferase, which produces MADEQLIRLARAHRVGTEYIDWRGRRAAVPPDTIVAVLGALGVDASTPAAVRDALTGLEERRRTRLLPPVVVYRKPGAAGPPGDDELPVPGDGVELTVTLDSGETLVLLGRRRLPDDTPYGWHRLRARRGSHEQAHEEEAALLVAPNRLEDVPRAWGLMTQLYSVRSRASWGMGDLRDLADLAAWGARELGAGFVLVNPMHATEPAAPINPSPYSPMSRRFAAPIYLRIEEIPEYAALPDADRARVESLSAPVRRSVRTLDEIDRDRIWTLKRTALELLHRRPRGTGRQRAFDRFKEREGEALTAFATWCALAEEHGPDWRRWPAELRNPQSPAVAAARERLAPRVDFHLWLQWQVDEQLAAAQDAARRAGMPIGVVHDLAVGVAQGGADSWIHRHLFAEGMSVGAPPDEFNQRGQDWGQPPWHPGRLAEAEYGPYRAMLAAAFRHGGGLRLDHAMQVSRLWWVPEGGSPADGTYVGYDRDAMLSCLVWEAARAGAVVIGEDLGTVEPDVRDDLASRGVLGTSLLWFERDAEGRPRRPADWRETSLATVGTHDMPPITGYLHGDHVELRDRLDLLTRPAAEERADHRRQLADWLRLLHEEGLLAAHPDKIVQALAAGSTDHDQEITDALHAFLARTPARLLGVALTDLVGERRTQNQPGTSHEYPNWRVPLADARGEPVLLEDLPAGRIRGSLTAVRDR